In one window of Paenarthrobacter nicotinovorans DNA:
- a CDS encoding acyl-CoA dehydrogenase family protein, with translation MLEQKAAGTVTSGPASERVLPPYPEADLMHVVDLLPDGERERYVQIREFLQSHIRAASIDYWNREEFPFGLLAEMAGFGLGGLQTDGSSQLYKGLMYTEVARADVSLSALVGIHNELIVGMINELGSPEQKRKWLPGLQAFTQLGAFALTEPDHGSDIAGGLSTTARRDGGEWVISGAKRWIGAGTIADFALVWARDVSDGHVKGFIVETDRPGYSATKISNKIGLRIMQNADIVLEEVRIPASNLLPGATEFSRANDLLRDSRAWVGWQAAGIQLAAFDIARSYALERKQFGKELARFQLVQQQLADILGNANASLSMMVELARIQQAGKLQMVQAAMCKATTTRLARSSVAMGRSLLGGNGITTDYEMGKLFGDAEILYTYEGSYEINSMIVARAVTGKSAFV, from the coding sequence ATGCTCGAGCAAAAAGCTGCCGGCACCGTTACCAGCGGTCCAGCTTCAGAACGCGTCCTCCCTCCTTACCCGGAGGCGGACCTCATGCATGTGGTCGACCTGCTCCCCGACGGGGAACGGGAGCGGTACGTGCAGATCAGGGAGTTCCTGCAGTCACACATCCGTGCAGCCAGTATCGACTACTGGAACCGGGAAGAATTTCCCTTCGGACTGCTCGCGGAGATGGCGGGGTTCGGGCTGGGCGGGCTGCAAACGGACGGCTCCTCGCAGCTGTACAAGGGGCTCATGTACACCGAAGTTGCACGCGCCGACGTGTCCCTTTCCGCGTTGGTGGGCATCCACAATGAACTCATCGTCGGCATGATCAACGAGCTCGGCTCACCGGAGCAGAAGCGCAAGTGGCTGCCCGGCCTGCAGGCTTTCACCCAGCTGGGCGCCTTCGCGTTGACGGAACCGGACCACGGTTCGGATATCGCCGGCGGACTCTCGACGACGGCGCGGCGCGACGGCGGCGAATGGGTCATCAGCGGTGCCAAGCGCTGGATCGGGGCCGGCACCATCGCCGACTTCGCTTTGGTCTGGGCGCGTGATGTTTCCGACGGCCACGTCAAGGGCTTCATTGTTGAAACGGACCGGCCGGGCTATTCCGCGACGAAAATCTCCAACAAAATCGGCCTGCGCATCATGCAGAACGCCGATATTGTCCTGGAGGAGGTCCGGATCCCGGCGTCGAACCTCCTGCCGGGCGCAACAGAGTTCTCCCGGGCGAACGATCTCCTGCGGGATTCCCGTGCGTGGGTGGGCTGGCAGGCTGCGGGCATCCAGTTGGCCGCTTTTGATATTGCGCGGTCCTACGCCTTGGAGCGGAAGCAGTTCGGCAAGGAACTCGCCCGCTTCCAGCTGGTGCAACAGCAGCTCGCCGACATCCTGGGCAACGCCAATGCTTCCCTGTCCATGATGGTTGAACTGGCGCGGATCCAGCAGGCGGGAAAGCTCCAGATGGTGCAGGCCGCCATGTGCAAGGCCACCACCACACGCCTGGCGCGTTCATCGGTGGCCATGGGCCGGTCCCTCCTGGGCGGGAACGGAATCACCACCGATTACGAGATGGGAAAGCTGTTCGGTGACGCCGAAATCCTCTACACCTACGAGGGCAGCTACGAGATCAACTCGATGATCGTGGCCCGCGCGGTGACGGGGAAGTCGGCGTTCGTCTAA
- a CDS encoding aldehyde dehydrogenase family protein: MTQATFSDSASTLFINGSWEPAASGAVRDIHNPADGELVATVSEGGREDAERAIAAARAAFDSGVWSSVPAPERGAFLLKVAAELRERREKFARAESLDTGKRIIESRIDMDDIAACFEYFGRLAGQQPGRVVDAGNPDVVSRIVYEPVGVCGLITPWNYPLLQAAWKIAPALAAGCSFVLKPAELTPSTAILTMQLLKDLGLPDGVANLLTGPGRKVGAPLTEHPDVDLVSFTGGLETGKSIAAAAAATVKKVALELGGKNPNVVFADADFDAAVDNALNGAFVHSGQVCSAGARLVVEESIAERFVDELVRRAETIRLGGPFDEDAETGPLISAEHRDKVHEYVQRGIAEGARLRTGGSAPEGQKYDAGFYYQPTILDRVTRGMSVVVDEAFGPVVTVETFRTEDEAVAIANDTIYGLAGAVWTQDAGKAQRVAGRLRHGTIWINDYHPYLPQAEWGGFGQSGVGRELGPTGLAEYQEAKHIYQNTSPQVTGWFADHGKEN; this comes from the coding sequence ATGACCCAAGCCACATTTTCTGATTCCGCATCCACTCTTTTCATCAACGGATCGTGGGAGCCGGCTGCGTCCGGCGCGGTCCGCGACATTCACAACCCAGCCGACGGCGAGTTGGTCGCCACGGTATCCGAGGGCGGCCGCGAAGACGCCGAGCGCGCTATTGCCGCAGCCCGCGCGGCCTTCGACTCCGGAGTCTGGTCCTCCGTCCCGGCCCCCGAGCGGGGCGCCTTCCTGCTCAAAGTCGCCGCGGAACTGCGCGAACGCCGCGAGAAGTTCGCCCGCGCAGAATCCCTGGACACCGGCAAGCGCATTATCGAGAGCCGGATCGACATGGACGACATCGCGGCCTGCTTCGAATACTTCGGCAGGCTCGCGGGCCAGCAGCCGGGCCGCGTTGTGGACGCCGGAAATCCCGACGTCGTCAGCCGGATCGTCTACGAACCCGTGGGCGTCTGCGGCCTGATCACACCGTGGAACTACCCCCTGCTGCAAGCAGCCTGGAAGATCGCCCCGGCACTGGCCGCCGGCTGCTCTTTCGTCCTCAAGCCCGCCGAGCTGACGCCGTCCACCGCCATTCTCACCATGCAGCTGCTGAAGGATCTTGGCCTGCCCGACGGCGTCGCGAACCTTCTCACCGGCCCCGGCCGCAAGGTGGGCGCACCGCTGACGGAACATCCCGACGTCGACCTCGTTTCCTTCACCGGCGGCCTGGAAACCGGCAAGAGCATCGCCGCGGCCGCAGCCGCCACCGTCAAGAAGGTGGCGCTGGAACTCGGTGGCAAGAACCCCAACGTCGTCTTCGCCGACGCCGACTTCGATGCCGCCGTCGACAACGCCCTCAACGGAGCCTTCGTCCACTCCGGGCAGGTTTGCTCCGCAGGTGCCCGCCTGGTGGTGGAGGAGTCCATCGCAGAGCGTTTTGTCGACGAGCTTGTCCGCCGCGCCGAAACCATCCGCCTGGGCGGGCCGTTCGATGAGGACGCCGAAACCGGCCCGCTGATCTCCGCCGAACACCGCGACAAAGTCCACGAGTACGTCCAGCGCGGCATCGCGGAAGGCGCCCGGCTGCGGACCGGCGGCTCGGCGCCTGAAGGACAGAAGTACGACGCCGGGTTCTACTACCAGCCGACCATCCTGGACCGCGTTACCCGGGGAATGTCTGTGGTGGTCGACGAGGCGTTCGGCCCGGTAGTAACCGTGGAGACCTTCCGGACCGAGGACGAAGCCGTGGCCATCGCCAACGACACCATCTACGGACTGGCTGGAGCCGTCTGGACGCAGGACGCCGGCAAGGCACAGCGCGTGGCCGGCCGGTTGCGTCACGGCACCATCTGGATCAACGACTACCACCCCTACCTCCCCCAGGCGGAGTGGGGCGGCTTTGGCCAATCGGGAGTAGGCCGCGAGCTCGGCCCCACCGGCCTGGCTGAGTACCAGGAAGCCAAGCACATCTACCAGAACACCAGCCCCCAGGTGACCGGCTGGTTCGCTGACCACGGCAAGGAGAACTAG
- a CDS encoding molybdopterin-dependent oxidoreductase has translation MKKLGSRTRGTDSMAALAGVVSAGVVLAVAELIGAFFTARATPVFALGSTFIDFTPPWMKDFAIATFGTNDKAALFVGMGVTIAVLACVLGVVAYRKWALGVLGVLFMGAVIVACVLTRAGVGFADAIPSILGTIAGLLVLRRLMVPLWGMKAWPEAPADMAADAEVRNGSAGVGTAGTSRRRFFAAAGITAVAAGIAATGGRLLGAARNNIAEARNALKLPAPVKAAPPVPAGVQSPVEGVFPWLTPNSEFYRIDTALSVPEINVDDWQLRVHGMVEEEVTLSFQDLLDAELIESHVTLTCVSNPVGGKLAGNAKWLGLPIREVLARAKPKEGADMVLSKSIDGFSASTPLEVLQDDRDAMLAIGMNGEPLPVEHGYPVRMVVPGLYGFVSATKWVVDLEVTRFADSKAYWTERGWSERGPIKTMARVDVPKSFAKFPAGKVAVGGSAWAQTRGITKVEVQIDDGEWVEATLSDEASTITWRQWSYEWDATPGIHYVKARATDGTGEVQTEKRADPVPDGASGWPSVMVTVE, from the coding sequence ATGAAAAAGCTTGGATCCCGGACCAGAGGTACCGACAGCATGGCGGCGCTGGCAGGCGTGGTGTCGGCCGGCGTCGTGCTCGCCGTAGCGGAACTGATCGGCGCATTCTTCACTGCCAGGGCAACCCCGGTGTTTGCACTGGGATCCACCTTCATCGACTTCACGCCGCCCTGGATGAAGGACTTTGCGATCGCCACGTTCGGCACCAACGACAAGGCCGCCCTGTTCGTGGGCATGGGCGTAACCATCGCCGTGCTTGCCTGCGTGCTGGGTGTGGTGGCCTACCGTAAGTGGGCCCTCGGCGTCCTGGGCGTGCTGTTCATGGGCGCAGTGATCGTGGCCTGCGTCCTGACCCGTGCAGGGGTGGGTTTCGCCGACGCCATCCCCTCGATCCTGGGAACCATCGCCGGGCTTCTGGTCCTGCGGCGCCTCATGGTGCCGTTGTGGGGGATGAAGGCGTGGCCGGAAGCTCCCGCGGACATGGCTGCCGACGCCGAAGTCCGCAACGGCAGTGCCGGCGTTGGCACCGCCGGGACCAGCCGCCGTCGTTTCTTTGCCGCTGCCGGAATCACCGCGGTGGCTGCCGGCATCGCCGCAACCGGTGGGCGGTTGCTCGGAGCCGCGCGCAACAACATAGCCGAGGCCCGGAACGCGCTGAAGCTCCCCGCGCCGGTCAAGGCCGCGCCTCCCGTGCCGGCCGGCGTCCAATCCCCGGTTGAGGGAGTCTTTCCATGGCTGACACCCAACAGCGAGTTCTACCGTATTGATACCGCCCTGAGTGTCCCGGAAATCAACGTTGATGACTGGCAGTTGCGGGTGCACGGAATGGTCGAGGAAGAGGTCACCCTCAGCTTCCAGGACCTGCTCGATGCCGAACTGATCGAATCGCATGTAACGCTGACCTGCGTGTCCAACCCTGTGGGCGGAAAGCTGGCGGGCAACGCCAAGTGGCTGGGCCTTCCCATCCGTGAGGTCCTGGCCAGGGCCAAACCCAAGGAAGGCGCGGACATGGTGCTTTCGAAATCCATCGACGGCTTCAGTGCTTCCACCCCGCTCGAGGTCCTTCAGGATGACCGCGATGCCATGCTGGCGATCGGCATGAACGGGGAGCCGCTTCCGGTGGAGCACGGATACCCTGTGCGGATGGTGGTTCCGGGGCTGTACGGGTTCGTTTCAGCCACTAAATGGGTGGTGGACCTGGAAGTCACCCGCTTCGCAGACAGTAAGGCGTACTGGACTGAGCGTGGCTGGTCGGAGCGCGGCCCCATCAAGACCATGGCACGTGTGGACGTACCCAAGTCCTTTGCGAAGTTCCCGGCAGGCAAGGTCGCCGTGGGTGGCAGTGCATGGGCGCAGACGCGGGGAATCACCAAGGTTGAAGTGCAGATCGACGACGGCGAGTGGGTCGAAGCAACCCTCTCCGACGAGGCATCCACCATTACCTGGCGCCAGTGGTCTTATGAGTGGGACGCCACACCGGGCATCCACTATGTGAAGGCCCGCGCCACCGACGGTACCGGAGAAGTCCAAACGGAAAAGCGCGCAGATCCTGTACCTGACGGCGCCTCGGGCTGGCCGTCGGTGATGGTGACGGTGGAGTAG
- the nadE gene encoding ammonia-dependent NAD(+) synthetase — protein sequence MRELQAKIIEEMGVQPRIDPAEEIRKRVTFLKDYLKATGTKGFVLGISGGIDSSLAGRLAQLAVEELEAEGVEANFVAVRLPYGVQHDEDDAQAALDFIKAKTEWTYNISRAVDGFEDEFEKTTGAPISDFHKGNTKARARMIAQYALAGEHNYLVIGTDHGAESVTGFFTKFGDGGADILPLFGLNKRQNRALLAELGAPSRVWEKVPTADLLDNKPGRTDEDELGITYDQIDDYLEGRDIDQASAELIEQKYLRTRHKRTVPVTIFDTWWK from the coding sequence ATGCGCGAACTCCAGGCCAAGATCATTGAGGAAATGGGCGTCCAGCCCCGGATCGATCCTGCGGAGGAGATCCGCAAGCGGGTCACCTTCCTGAAGGATTACTTGAAGGCAACAGGAACCAAAGGCTTTGTCCTGGGCATTTCGGGCGGCATCGATTCGTCGTTGGCCGGCCGCCTCGCCCAGCTCGCGGTGGAGGAACTGGAGGCCGAAGGTGTCGAGGCGAACTTCGTAGCGGTCCGCCTTCCGTACGGCGTGCAGCACGACGAGGACGACGCCCAGGCAGCACTGGACTTCATTAAGGCCAAGACCGAGTGGACCTACAACATTTCCCGGGCCGTTGACGGTTTCGAGGATGAGTTCGAGAAGACCACCGGCGCTCCGATCTCCGACTTCCACAAGGGCAACACCAAGGCGCGCGCACGGATGATCGCCCAGTACGCACTGGCCGGCGAACACAATTACCTGGTGATCGGAACCGACCACGGCGCCGAGTCCGTGACGGGCTTCTTCACTAAATTCGGCGACGGCGGCGCGGACATCCTGCCGCTGTTCGGCCTCAACAAACGCCAGAACCGCGCACTCCTTGCCGAGCTCGGAGCTCCATCGCGCGTCTGGGAGAAGGTCCCCACGGCCGACCTCCTGGATAACAAGCCCGGCCGCACCGATGAGGACGAGCTCGGCATTACCTACGACCAGATCGACGACTACCTTGAAGGCCGCGACATCGACCAGGCGTCAGCGGAACTGATCGAGCAGAAATATCTCCGGACCCGCCACAAGCGGACGGTGCCGGTCACGATCTTCGATACCTGGTGGAAGTAG
- a CDS encoding GMC family oxidoreductase, whose translation MHSDNIETLGERAFDYVVIGGGSAGAAVAARLSEDPDVTVALVEAGPDDRNLPEILQLDRWMELLESGYDWDYPVEPQENGNSFMRHARAKVMGGCSSHNSCIAFWAPREDLDEWESKYGATGWNADAAWPLYKRLETNEDAGPDAPHHGDSGPVHLMNVPPADPAGVALLDACEQTGIPRAKFNTGTTVVNGANFFQINRRSDGTRSSSSVSYIHPIIDRPNFTLLTGLRARQLVFDADKRCTGVDVVDSAFGRTHRLSAHREVILSTGAIDSPKLLMLSGIGPADHLAAHGIEVLVDSPGVGEHLQDHPEGVVQFEAKQPMVQTSTQWWEIGIFTPTEEGLDRPDLMMHYGSVPFDMNTLRYGYPTTENGFSLTPNVTHARSRGTVRLRSRDFRDKPMVDPRYFTDPEGHDMRVMVAGIRKAREIAAQPAMAEWAGRELSPGIEAQTDEELQDYIRKTHNTVYHPVGTVRMGPVSDDMSPLDPELRVKGVTGLRVADASVMPEHVTVNPNITVMMIGERCADLIRAGRLGETTTAEADFSLSLA comes from the coding sequence ATGCACAGCGACAACATCGAAACCCTCGGCGAGCGCGCGTTCGACTACGTCGTCATCGGCGGCGGGTCCGCAGGGGCCGCGGTGGCCGCCCGGTTGAGCGAGGATCCGGACGTGACGGTGGCCCTCGTTGAAGCGGGTCCGGATGACCGCAACCTGCCCGAAATCCTGCAGCTGGACCGCTGGATGGAACTGCTGGAGTCAGGGTACGACTGGGACTACCCGGTGGAACCACAGGAGAACGGCAACTCCTTCATGCGTCACGCCCGCGCCAAGGTCATGGGCGGCTGCTCCAGCCACAACTCCTGCATAGCTTTCTGGGCTCCCCGCGAGGACCTGGACGAATGGGAATCCAAGTACGGGGCCACGGGATGGAACGCCGACGCCGCCTGGCCGCTGTACAAAAGGCTCGAAACGAACGAGGACGCCGGCCCGGACGCTCCCCACCACGGCGATTCCGGCCCGGTCCACTTGATGAATGTCCCCCCGGCGGACCCTGCCGGAGTGGCCTTGCTTGATGCCTGCGAGCAGACAGGGATCCCCCGGGCCAAGTTCAATACGGGCACCACTGTTGTGAACGGAGCCAATTTCTTCCAGATCAACCGCCGCTCGGACGGAACCCGCTCGTCCAGCTCGGTGTCCTACATCCACCCGATCATTGACCGCCCCAACTTCACGCTCCTCACGGGCCTCCGGGCCCGCCAACTGGTGTTCGACGCGGACAAGCGCTGCACCGGCGTCGACGTGGTTGATTCAGCCTTCGGCCGCACCCACCGCCTCTCGGCACATCGCGAGGTAATCCTCTCCACCGGCGCCATTGATTCCCCGAAGCTCCTCATGCTCTCCGGCATCGGCCCCGCCGACCACCTGGCGGCCCATGGCATCGAGGTGCTGGTGGATTCGCCCGGCGTGGGCGAGCACCTGCAGGACCACCCGGAAGGCGTCGTACAGTTCGAAGCCAAGCAGCCGATGGTGCAAACCTCCACCCAATGGTGGGAAATCGGGATCTTCACCCCCACCGAGGAGGGATTGGACCGTCCGGACCTGATGATGCACTACGGCTCGGTCCCCTTCGACATGAACACCCTGCGCTACGGCTACCCCACCACGGAGAACGGCTTCAGCCTCACCCCGAACGTCACCCATGCCCGTTCCCGCGGGACTGTGCGGCTCCGCAGCCGGGACTTCCGGGACAAGCCCATGGTGGATCCCCGGTACTTCACCGATCCGGAAGGCCATGACATGCGCGTCATGGTGGCCGGGATCCGCAAAGCCCGGGAAATCGCGGCCCAGCCGGCCATGGCCGAATGGGCCGGCCGGGAGCTCTCCCCCGGCATCGAAGCGCAGACCGACGAGGAACTGCAGGATTACATCCGCAAGACGCACAACACTGTCTACCATCCCGTCGGGACAGTCCGCATGGGCCCGGTGAGCGACGACATGTCGCCCCTGGATCCCGAGCTGCGCGTCAAGGGCGTAACGGGCCTTCGCGTGGCCGACGCCTCCGTTATGCCCGAACACGTCACGGTAAACCCCAACATCACCGTGATGATGATTGGCGAGCGGTGCGCAGACCTCATCCGCGCCGGCCGGTTGGGCGAAACGACGACGGCGGAGGCGGACTTCAGCTTGTCCCTTGCCTGA
- a CDS encoding MerR family transcriptional regulator — protein MDWSIQEIARIAGTTSRTLRHYDDIGLLKPSRTGHNGYRYYDGPALVQLQRILLLRELGLGLPAIAEVLHRETDTVKALSSHLEWLGQERDRLARQIASVRQTIDTMQGDGKYMAQDMFDGFDHTQYKDEVEERWGKDAYAAGDSWWRGMSAEEKQQWKDRVRKLGSDWIAAAESGVEPDSAEAQDLAKRHVEWLRGIPGTPTAAPGGDVKGYVTGLGEMYVADPRFAANYGGESGAAFVRDALRIYAERNL, from the coding sequence ATGGACTGGTCAATCCAGGAAATCGCAAGGATCGCAGGGACTACCAGCCGCACACTGCGTCACTACGACGACATCGGGCTGCTCAAGCCAAGCCGGACCGGCCATAACGGCTACCGCTACTATGACGGTCCGGCCTTGGTCCAGCTCCAGCGCATCCTCCTGCTCCGGGAACTGGGGCTCGGCCTGCCGGCCATCGCCGAAGTGCTCCATCGCGAGACGGACACGGTCAAAGCACTGAGCAGCCATCTGGAATGGCTCGGCCAGGAGCGGGACCGGCTTGCCCGGCAAATCGCCTCAGTCCGGCAAACAATCGACACGATGCAAGGGGATGGAAAGTACATGGCACAGGACATGTTTGATGGTTTCGACCACACACAGTACAAGGACGAAGTCGAGGAACGCTGGGGCAAGGATGCCTACGCCGCCGGCGATTCCTGGTGGCGCGGCATGAGCGCCGAAGAAAAGCAGCAATGGAAGGACCGTGTCCGGAAGCTCGGCTCGGACTGGATTGCGGCCGCCGAATCCGGCGTCGAACCGGACAGCGCTGAAGCGCAGGACCTCGCGAAACGGCACGTCGAGTGGTTGCGCGGCATCCCGGGAACCCCGACGGCGGCACCTGGCGGAGACGTCAAAGGTTACGTCACGGGCCTGGGCGAAATGTATGTGGCAGATCCGCGTTTTGCCGCCAATTACGGCGGGGAATCAGGGGCCGCTTTTGTGCGGGATGCCCTGCGTATCTACGCCGAAAGAAACCTCTAG
- a CDS encoding APC family permease yields MSEPSKLGPCKSDASGMDEFGYAQTLDRSIGKFASFAAGVSYISILTGVFQLFYFGFSTAGPAYAWSWPIVFVGQLMVALCFAELAGRYPVAGSVYNWAKRLSTGTWAWLAGWLLLLSSIMALGSVALALQITLPQIWSGFQLVGDGTGPYDFAVNGVILASIMIGISTLINAFGVKLMTMINSVGVFVELVAAVLLIVALIWHSVRGPEVLLDTAGFGEEHPLGFFGVFLIAAMASGYVMYGFDTASSLGEETKDPKRTAPKAILRAVTASFLLGGLLLLGGILAAPDLSDPKIGAADGGLQYIVLSVLGGPFGKAFLVCIVVAVVVCTLAVHAAAIRMMFAMARDNNLPFSRQLSKVHPTRKTPTVAAIVIGVVAVIPLIVNISQPAIFTILSSISIVLIYLSYLLVTVPMLRRRFLKKWPLKDDGSEPGFSLGKWGLPVNILAVLWGGAMTLNLVWPRPEIYNSVPPFEWYLQWGGVMFVAAVVVGGALLYRLRIRHKTGVLAEHAAVPAAAPEDQADPAKADPSLAAARNS; encoded by the coding sequence ATGTCAGAACCCAGCAAATTAGGACCCTGCAAGAGCGATGCAAGCGGTATGGACGAGTTTGGCTATGCCCAAACCCTGGACCGCAGCATCGGAAAGTTTGCCAGCTTCGCAGCCGGCGTCAGTTACATCTCCATCCTCACCGGCGTTTTCCAACTGTTCTACTTCGGCTTCTCCACGGCCGGTCCCGCGTACGCGTGGTCATGGCCCATTGTGTTCGTCGGCCAACTCATGGTTGCCCTGTGCTTTGCGGAATTGGCCGGACGCTACCCCGTGGCCGGCTCGGTCTACAACTGGGCCAAGCGGCTCTCAACAGGAACCTGGGCGTGGCTGGCCGGATGGCTGCTGCTGCTCTCGTCCATCATGGCGCTGGGATCTGTTGCCCTGGCCCTTCAAATCACCCTGCCGCAGATCTGGAGCGGTTTCCAACTGGTCGGCGACGGTACCGGCCCGTACGACTTCGCCGTCAACGGGGTCATCCTTGCCAGCATCATGATCGGCATCTCCACGCTCATCAATGCGTTCGGCGTAAAGCTCATGACCATGATCAACAGCGTGGGCGTGTTCGTGGAACTGGTGGCGGCCGTCCTGCTCATCGTGGCCCTCATCTGGCACTCCGTGCGCGGACCGGAAGTTCTCCTGGACACCGCCGGGTTCGGCGAGGAACACCCCTTGGGCTTCTTCGGCGTGTTCCTCATCGCCGCAATGGCTTCCGGCTACGTCATGTACGGATTCGATACCGCCAGTTCACTCGGTGAAGAAACCAAGGACCCCAAGCGCACGGCCCCCAAAGCGATCCTGCGTGCCGTCACAGCATCCTTCCTGCTGGGCGGGCTGCTCCTCCTGGGCGGAATCCTGGCAGCCCCGGACCTTTCCGATCCCAAAATCGGAGCGGCCGATGGCGGTTTGCAGTACATCGTGCTTTCGGTGCTGGGCGGCCCCTTCGGCAAGGCCTTCCTTGTCTGCATCGTCGTGGCCGTCGTCGTCTGCACCCTGGCCGTCCACGCAGCCGCCATCCGGATGATGTTCGCCATGGCGAGGGACAACAACCTTCCCTTCAGCCGCCAGCTCAGCAAAGTGCATCCCACCCGGAAAACCCCCACGGTGGCCGCCATCGTCATCGGCGTCGTGGCAGTGATCCCGCTGATCGTCAACATCTCGCAGCCTGCAATCTTCACCATTCTCTCCAGCATCAGCATCGTCCTGATCTACCTCTCCTACCTGCTGGTCACCGTGCCGATGCTGCGGCGCCGGTTCCTCAAGAAGTGGCCATTGAAGGACGACGGATCAGAACCCGGGTTCAGCCTCGGCAAGTGGGGGCTGCCCGTGAACATCCTGGCAGTCCTGTGGGGCGGCGCGATGACGCTGAACCTGGTGTGGCCGCGACCGGAGATCTACAACTCAGTCCCGCCCTTCGAGTGGTACCTGCAATGGGGCGGTGTGATGTTCGTTGCCGCAGTGGTGGTGGGCGGAGCCCTCCTCTACCGCCTCCGCATCAGGCACAAGACAGGGGTCCTGGCCGAACACGCTGCCGTGCCGGCTGCCGCGCCGGAAGACCAGGCAGACCCGGCAAAGGCCGACCCCTCCCTCGCCGCGGCCCGCAATTCCTAG
- a CDS encoding PadR family transcriptional regulator: protein MKGIHNHEENSFPEHGEGPHGRSRFNRSKGRRGPGGHGGGGFGPGRGPGFGPGFGPGGFGPGGFGPRGFGPGGPRRNRGDVRAAILSLLAEAPSNGYGLIKTIAEKTSGAWRPSPGSVYPTLQQLVDEELITAVGEGRRTEFTLTDDGRAYVAEHEEELANAWNTEADGNMQEFHQSIGKLMGVIHQFRGAATEEQRRAAIEKLDETRRALYLILAD, encoded by the coding sequence ATGAAAGGCATCCACAATCACGAAGAAAACTCTTTCCCGGAACACGGCGAAGGTCCCCACGGCCGCAGCCGCTTCAACCGCAGTAAGGGCCGTCGCGGTCCGGGCGGGCACGGCGGAGGCGGCTTCGGGCCAGGGCGCGGACCAGGCTTTGGCCCGGGATTCGGCCCCGGCGGATTCGGTCCCGGCGGATTCGGGCCGAGAGGGTTCGGCCCGGGCGGCCCCCGCCGTAACCGCGGCGATGTCCGCGCGGCAATCCTCTCCCTGCTCGCTGAGGCTCCGTCCAACGGCTACGGCCTGATCAAGACCATTGCCGAGAAGACGTCCGGAGCGTGGCGCCCGAGCCCCGGCTCCGTCTACCCCACCCTCCAGCAGCTGGTTGATGAAGAGCTCATCACGGCAGTGGGCGAGGGTCGCCGGACGGAATTCACCCTCACCGATGACGGCCGCGCCTACGTTGCCGAGCATGAGGAAGAACTCGCCAACGCTTGGAATACCGAGGCCGACGGAAACATGCAGGAATTCCACCAGAGCATCGGCAAGCTGATGGGGGTCATCCATCAGTTCCGCGGCGCGGCCACGGAGGAACAGCGCCGGGCCGCAATCGAGAAGCTGGACGAAACCCGCCGGGCGCTCTACCTGATCCTGGCCGACTAG
- a CDS encoding TetR/AcrR family transcriptional regulator, giving the protein MGTSTVKTGEQADRQTRILEAALELLSRHGISGINMRAVAREAGVALGLVNYYYEDKSSLIRAVLHQIEEHDLLLVEPEPASNPEEQLREALRRVADPGLLTTRYLSLRLHLWALAQADEEFAQINAAAFDRYLQGLAALIGNAVPGLSADECKARADDVVVVQNGMWLTTLLGIDKAAIERGIARTEEIAFGSALQGEHR; this is encoded by the coding sequence ATGGGTACAAGCACCGTAAAAACCGGCGAACAGGCTGACAGGCAGACACGCATCCTCGAAGCAGCCCTGGAGTTGCTGTCCCGCCACGGCATTTCGGGCATCAACATGCGTGCGGTGGCGCGCGAAGCCGGCGTCGCCCTGGGGCTTGTGAACTACTACTACGAGGACAAGTCGAGCCTGATCCGTGCGGTGCTGCACCAGATTGAGGAACACGACCTTCTGTTGGTGGAGCCTGAACCGGCTTCAAATCCCGAGGAGCAGCTGCGGGAGGCTCTTCGGCGCGTTGCCGACCCCGGACTCCTGACAACGAGGTATCTGTCCCTTCGCCTTCACTTGTGGGCCCTCGCCCAGGCCGATGAGGAGTTCGCACAAATCAACGCCGCAGCCTTTGACCGGTACCTGCAGGGGCTGGCTGCACTGATCGGAAACGCAGTTCCCGGGCTCTCCGCCGATGAATGCAAGGCCCGGGCGGACGACGTCGTCGTCGTGCAAAACGGCATGTGGCTCACCACGCTTCTGGGCATCGACAAGGCGGCCATCGAAAGGGGAATTGCGCGCACGGAAGAGATTGCGTTTGGCTCTGCCCTTCAGGGCGAGCACCGCTAG